In one Fusarium keratoplasticum isolate Fu6.1 chromosome 5, whole genome shotgun sequence genomic region, the following are encoded:
- a CDS encoding Cytochrome b5 heme-binding domain-containing protein, translated as MAETYTTAEVGKHKDEANGFWLIVENDVYDVSKFLEEHPGGAKILKRWSGKNATKAFWKYHNEGVLKKYGKDLKIGAVGESAKL; from the exons ATGGCCGAGACTTATACTACCGCCGAGGTGGGCAAGCACAAGGATGAGGCCAACGGCTTCTGGCTCATTGTCGAGAATGACGTTTACGACGTGTCGA AGTTCCTGGAGGAGCACCCTGGCGGCGCAAAGATCCTCAAGCGCTGGTCCGGCAAGAACGCCACCAAGGCCTTCTGGAAGTACCACAACGAGGGCGTCCTGAAGAAGTACGGCAAGGACCTCAAGATTGGTGCAGTCGGAGAGAGCGCCAAGTTGTAA
- a CDS encoding Peptidase-M48 domain-containing protein, translating into MSAACPHRLLARSTPILLLSRRSAVLVPRTAAPCLLRHRLFSKCPPRLLQQRHDKDPHERLRDARPLVPDPMARKFTQAGSSRNSRLMVVATVLAAVGFYLFNSQTVPITGRRRFNFLSDTVVARVYSKAVKETIEQVRAQGGHFLSDWDPRTRLVKRVMSRLIPVSGMADLNWEIFVIADSRTANAFVLPGGKVFVHSGILNVCRNEDAVAAVLGHEIAHNTASHAAERLSAAWVGNLTAGSLFFLAGALPGLALFGLWNVVGGYYLQDLLFYLPMGRRQESEADYIGLMMMAEACYDPREAVGFWQRMDSLSRMGGQPGQEVPEMLSTHPSNENRIAKISEWMPKAMEKREESDCRGTAAFADRFRQAMRRGVTTIII; encoded by the exons ATGTCTGCCGCCTGTCCTCATCGTCTGCTCGCGCGGTCGACGCCGATACTCCTGCTCAGCCGCCGCTCAGCCGTCCTCGTCCCACGAACCGCTGCGCCCTGCCTCTTGCGACACCGTCTGTTCTCGAAATGCCCTCCTCGACTCTTGCAGCAGCGACATGACAAGGACCCGCACGAACGCCTGCGAGATGCGCGGCCACTGGTGCCAGACCCAATGGCCCGCAAGTTCACCCAGGCGGGCAGCAGCCGCAACTCGCGGTTGATGGTGGTAGCCACGGTACTGGCCGCCGTGGGATTCTACCTCTTCAACTCGCAGACGGTGCCCATCACCGGGCGACGGCGGTTCAACTTTCTGTCCGACACGGTGGTGGCACGCGTGTACTccaaggccgtcaaggagacgATTGAGCAGGTCAGGGCGCAGGGAGGACACTTTCTGTCCGACTGGGATCCGCGGACGAGGCTGGTCAAGAGGGTCATGAGCCGCTTGATCCCCGTGAGCGGAATGGCGGACCTGAACTGGGAGATTTTTGTCATTGCTGACAGCA GAACGGCCAATGCCTTTGTCCTACCTGGAGGCAAGGTGTTTGTGCATAGCGGAATCCTCAACGTCTGCCGCAACGAAGACGCCGTCGCCGCAGTCCTCGGGCACGAGATCGCACATAACACGGCATCGCATGCTGCGGAGAGACTGTCGGCGGCGTGGGTAGGAAATCTGACAGCGGGGAGTTTGTTCTTCCTTGCCGGAGCGCTCCCTGGACTGGCACTGTTTGGCCTCTGGAACGTAGTCGGTGGTTACTATTTGCAAGACCTGCTCTTCTATCTTCCAATGGGTCGGAGACAGGAGAGTGAGGCTGACTACATTGGtctcatgatgatggctgaggCGTGCTACGATCCCAGAGAGGCAGTGGGTTTCTGGCAGAGGATGGATTCACTATCGCGGATGGGTGGTCAACCCGGGCAGGAGGTGCCAGAGATGCTTAGCACGCATCCTTCG AACGAGAACCGGATCGCCAAGATTAGCGAGTGGATgcccaaggccatggagaagcgAGAGGAAAGTGATTGCCGAGGGACGGCAGCATTTGCGGACCGGTTTCGACAGGCGATGCGACGAGGCGTCACGACGATTATTATATGA
- a CDS encoding Cupin-5 domain-containing protein produces the protein MRGDHYLPPQQFLLLQNHSTDKMGEYIPEEPDLGALKPSFTGSPEPETPGTNALIRTLSLIPHMEGGYFQQTDEDPTTIPSPYPSEALSAQTTALAGPPREGFDINTRRLSTTIFYLLTPCRPQGNFHRNRSRVIHTLHRGRGRYVLIHPDGRVEAFIVGHAVEQGERIQWVVEGNVWKASYLLPSKATAGETQHGEGLLISETVVPGFEYCDHEFLSKQAMKRLLPEDQARELDWLVRESDDKPQNSTDPELPVSSDEGTRIAESIPEIKSMAPDGHGVEPLSVGSA, from the coding sequence ATGAGAGGAGATCACTATCTTCCGCCTCAACAGTTTCTACTTCTTCAAAATCACAGCACAGACAAGATGGGAGAGTACATCCCTGAAGAGCCCGATTTGGGCGCTCTCAAGCCCTCCTTTACCGGCTCCCCTGAGCCCGAGACTCCCGGGACCAACGCCCTCATCCGCACCCTCTCCCTGATTCCTCACATGGAGGGTGGATATTTCCAGCAAACGGACGAAGATCCCACCACTATTCCTTCGCCGTATCCGTCCGAAGCCCTCTCTGCTCAGACGACAGCCCTTGCTGGTCCTCCTCGTGAAGGCTTCGACATCAACACCCGTCGTCTCTCCACCACGATCTTCTACCTCCTCACCCCCTGTCGTCCTCAGGGGAACTTCCACCGAAACCGCAGCCGTGTCATTCACACACTTCACCGTGGCCGTGGTCGCTATGTCCTTATTCACCCCGATGGTCGTGTCGAGGCCTTTATCGTCGGCCATGCCGTCGAGCAAGGGGAGCGCATCCAGTGGGTTGTCGAGGGCAACGTCTGGAAGGCAAGCTATCTGCTGCCCAGCAAGGCGACCGCTGGTGAAACGCAGCATGGAGAAGGCCTTCTCATTTCAGAGACTGTTGTCCCGGGTTTCGAGTACTGCGACCATGAGTTCCTTTCCAAGCAGGCCATgaagaggctgctgccagaagatcaagctcgaGAGCTAGATTGGCTTGTCAGAGAGTCTGATGACAAACCTCAGAACTCGACTGACCCCGAGTTGCCTGTCAGTTCAGATGAGGGTACCAGGATAGCCGAATCCATCCCCGAGATCAAGAGCATGGCTCCTGATGGGCATGGTGTCGAGCCCCTTTCAGTCGGAAGTGCGTGA
- a CDS encoding Protein kinase domain-containing protein, which produces MNFLKSAVASAIAQGPPFPYTFGDKVDIDESIWTLYNGTKREDGSNCSIFSFDITNNRSRLPLAKNALKKLRTLRHPGVIKVLDAVETETYIYIATERVVPLRWHVKRKSLSPETIKWGLHSITRTVKFINEDASSIHGSLKVGSVYTSESGEWKLGGFDVLSSVKDDESIIYTYGSVVPDSGRYAPPELARGGWDVIKKNPHTAVDSFNLGTLIFEVFNGDYNGADQAGQTKGIPPSLHSSYKRLCNGNPKARITVGAFLDQGNRTGSFFDSSLIKLTDGIDNLDIKTPDEREEFLAGLDDLSDDFPEEFFKLKVMPELMKSAEFGGGGQRAVSVVLKIAAKLSKEDFDTKITPFIIRLFGNPDRAIRVCLLDSLPLMIDHLSQKVVNDKIFPQLITGFTDVTPVVREQTLKSVLVIITKLSDRTINGDLLKQLARTANDEQPGIRTNTTICLGKIAKHLGTSSRSKVLIAAFTRSLRDPFVHARNAALMALGATSEYFTEEDSACRILPVVSPLLIDKEKIIRDAAVRTMDIYAQKIKKVVAAMPESVLPPPQAADASAPRMSTPQPHENVPGGWAGWAISSFTNKISAAAGEIHAESDSRAASPRPSPSPGPESKKSVTTTASTLHRQAVKSPPATLSRNSSATASVVADSFLHADEGDDGGDSWGDMNDDFDSFDTSAEQSSKKTATATASAAPFDDGEPDFAGWLAAQSNKKVGHHKPLPKGLSKTTTAKKPLAKPAAKPLGAKKIDMKPKATDDDDGWGDGW; this is translated from the exons ATGAACTTTCTCAAGTCTGCGGTGGCTTCGGCCATTGCCCAGGGACCTCCCTTTCCGTACACGTttggcgacaaggtcgaTATCGACGAGTCGATATGGACTCTGTACAACGGCACCAAGCGT GAGGACGGGTCAAACTGCAGCATCTTCTCTttcgacatcaccaacaaccgaTCCCGACTTCCCCTAGCCAAGAacgccctcaagaagcttcGAACCCTGCGACACCCTGGAGTTATCAAAGTGCTGGATGCCGTCGAG ACCGAGACGTACATCTACATTGCGACCGAGCGAGTGGTGCCCTTGCGATGGCATGTGAAACGAAAGAGCTTGAGCCCGGAGACGATAAAATGGGGACTTCACAGCATTACG CGCACTGTCAAGTTCATCAATGAAGACGCCTCCTCTATTCACGGTAGCCTGAAGGTCGGATCGGTCTATACTTCGGAAAGCGGCGAGTGGAAGTTGGGTGGCTTCGATGTTTTGAGCAGCGTCAAGGATGACGAATCTATCATATAC ACATACGGTAGCGTGGTACCAGACTCTGGACGATATGCGCCCCCCGAACTTGCCAGGGGCGGCTGGgacgtcatcaagaagaacccTCACACAGCAGTGGACTCATTCAATCTCGGCACATTGATCTTTGAGGTCTTCAATGGCGACTACAACGGCGCTGACCAGGCCGGCCAGACCAAGGGCATCCCTCCGTCACTTCACTCCAGCTACAAGCGCCTCTGCAACGGAAACCCCAAGGCCCGAATCACGGTGGGAGCCTTTCTCGACCAGGGAAACAGAACAGGGTCTTTCTTTGATAGCTCCCTCATCAAGCTGACGGATGGTATCGACAACCTGGACATCAAGACCCCTGACGAGCGGGAAGAGTTCTTGGC TGGACTGGACGATCTGAGTGATGATTTCCCTGAAGAGttcttcaagctcaaggtgaTGCCTGAGCTCATGAAGTCGGCCGAGTTTGGCGGAGGTGGCCAGCGAGCAGTCTCTGTCGTCTTGAAGATTGCAGCCAAGCTTTCCAAGGAGGACTTTGACACCAAGATTACGCCCTTCATCATTCGCCTCTTTGGAAACCCCGATCGAGCCATCAGAGTCTGCCTACTGGACAGCCTTCCCTTGATGATTGATCATCTATCGCAGAAGGTTGTCAACGACAAGATCTTTCCGCAATTG ATTACTGGCTTCACTGATGTTACACCCGTTGTGCGAGAGCAGACGCTCAAGTCTGtactcgtcatcatcaccaagctctCTGACCGCACCATCAATGGCGACTTGCTCAAGCAACTCGCGAGAACAGCAAACGACGAGCAACCAGGAATCCGAACGAACACGACCATCTGCTTGGGTAAGATTGCCAAGCATCTCGGAACCTCATCGCGGTCAAAGGTTCTCATTGCCGCCTTCACGAGGTCTCTCAGAGATCCCTTTGTCCATGCTAGAAATGCCGCTCTGATGGCTTTGGGGGCTACCTCTGAGTACTTCACTGAGGAAGACAGCGCGTGCAGGATTCTTCCTGTCGTATCCCCTCTATTGAtagacaaggagaagattATTCGTGATGCGGCAGTTCGCACTATGGACATCTATGCccagaagatcaagaaggtGGTGGCCGCTATGCCCGAAAGCgttctccctcctccacaggCCGCCGATGCTTCAGCACCTCGCATGAGTACACCCCAACCTCACGAAAACGTCCCAGGAGGCTGGGCAGGATGGGCTATCTCATCGTTTACCAACAAAATCTCAGCTGCGGCAGGAGAAATTCACGCGGAATCGGACTCGAGAGCCGCCTCTCCTAGGCCATCACCCTCACCTGGACCCGAGTCCAAGAAATCGGTTACCACAACAGCGTCGACGTTGCATCGTCAAGCTGTCAAGTCACCCCCAGCGACCCTGTCACGAAACTCGTCTGCCACAGCCAGTGTAGTGGCCGACTCATTCCTCCATGCTgatgagggcgatgatggcggtgaCTCCTGGGGCGACATGAatgacgactttgacagCTTCGACACATCGGCTGAGCAGTCATCAAAGAAGACAGCGACGGCAACAGCATCCGCTGCCCcctttgacgatggcgaACCCGACTTTGCAGGATGGTTAGCCGCTCAGTCCAACAAGAAGGTTGGCCACCACAAGCCCCTTCCCAAGGGCCTGTCCAAGACCAcgacggccaagaagcctctAGCCAAGCCAGCCGCAAAGCCACTCGGAGCAAAGAAGATTGACATGAAGCCGAAAGCGacagatgatgacgacggctGGGGTGATGGCTGGTAA